The Anas acuta unplaced genomic scaffold, bAnaAcu1.1 SCAFFOLD_410, whole genome shotgun sequence genome contains the following window.
CAGGGAAAAGTGGAGAGAGGGAGGGACAGACGGATGGACAGACGGAGAGAGGGACGGTTTAATGGGTTGGTAActggatggatgggtggatggatggatggatggatggatggatggatggatggatggatggatggatggatggatggatggatggagtGACAGATCATTAGGTGAGTGGATGGATGGCCAGCTCACCTTTCTTTGGGGGATTTACACTGATAGACACGGCTTGGCTTGTGAAGGAGGGGATCCacctctcaggctttttttcctcatacttGCAGGTAAAGTTTCCACTGTGTTGGGGACCAGCACGTGGGAATTGCAGGACCATGGAAGTCCTTAAACTGCCCCCATGATCTGCTGCATTGTCCTCGGAGCCTTCTGCCACAGGGAGGACCTCTTGGCCATCCCTGTAGAAGTGAAACCTCCGTATGGTGACATTTCCAGGGGCCTTACAGATGATGCTTAGGAGTTCTCCTGCCATCACCTCTCCCTGTGGGGACTCCACcatcagcaggggctggggaaggtggTCTGAGAAAAGGGGAGGAATAAATGGAGACGTAAAAGGGGAGGAATAAATGGAGACGTAAAAGGGGAGGAATAAATGGAGACATAGCAATAAGGACAGCACAAACAGGTCTCCAGATTTGGGGGATgggctgggttaaaccacaaagCCCACCAGTCCTACTGGGAGACTTCCAGATGAGGAGCTGTAGCTGATCCCCACGTTTGGGCATCTGAACAGTTCTCAGAGAGGAGCGATAAAGCAGAGAGCAAGATAAAGAAATCACACAGCTCACCTCCAATCTTGATCACCAGTTCTGCACTGGTTGGGGATGTGAGCTGCTTCGGACCTTGCCCGATGGAATATCTGCAGAGATGTGGCCCCCTGTTTTGCATTCGGGAGAGGACGAACTCAAACGTGTAGTTATTCGTCGAGCTGAATCCTGAATTTGCCCAGCCACCGTCGCCAAAAATTTGGTACATCAGCCTCCCAGTGATGTTGCGGGGAGTGGTGCACACCAGCGTGACAACATCTCCGAAGAAATAttccttctgtccctgcagcacccagagggTCGGGGCAGGGACTGCGGCTGGTGGATAGAGAGGGAAACAGGCAGGGGGGACAGAGGTGAGGTGcgaggagcagaggcaggagggacTAACTCCACgcaaataaaagaaactggCTTGCATTTCAAGGAATACAATAAAGCACAGAGGGGACCTCATAAAGCAGAAATGTCTCTGGGCTGTGACTCATTTTATCTCCTTGTGATTCAGCACAAGGTTGCGTCCTGCTGAGGGAAGTGATGAAAGAAAGGAGACTGCAAAAACCCTTCCCACACCCTGGGCAGCTTTGTCATGCCAGCCAAAATGTCCTTCATGTCCTTtcaagcaaattatttttattttttttctgcaacttggtaatttatgaaaataggaaatggggaaggggggttggaAGAGGCTAAGGGAGAAGGGTAAAACCCATCGCTGATGCTCCTCCACAGCAGTCATTGGAAAAAAGCGTTTGGCCTCCACCAAACCCTACCAAAATACCATCGTCCCACACCCAAACTGGGAGGAGCAGGTGTGGGAAGGAGAGGGCCGGGAAGGGGTTGGGTCTCGAGGGGTTTCCACTCATCAGCAGGGTGCTGACACGAGGCAGGACTTCAACAAAGTGAGATAAAGAAAAAGCCCCAGCACCCAATTTCACCACTGGGCTCTTATGGGGAGGGGGAATGAGGCTGAGGGTCCCCCAGAAAGTCACACCTGTGGGACCCCAAATCCAGCCgtgcccccagcagctcagcccctgtTTAAGGAGACCCCAGAGGAGTTACCTTCCTTGGAGACCATCTGGCAGGGCACGAGATGCACGGTGGCTGgaagagaagagggagaaggtCTGAGTGTGAGAGCAAAGTGAGGAATGGGAATTACATGGTGGGGACATCTAataggggaagggaagggaagggaagggaaaggggaagggaaggaagggaagggaagggaagggaaggaagggaagggaagggaagggaagggaagggaagggaagggaagggaagggaagggaaggaagggaagggaagggaagggaagggaagggaagggaagggaagggaagggaagggaagggaagggaagggaagggaagggaagggaagggaagggaagggaagggaagggaaggggaaagggaagggaagggaagggaaggaggaaggaagggaagggaagggaaggaagggaagggaagggaagggaagggaagggaagggaagggaagggaagggaagggaagggaagggaagggaagggaagggaaggaagggaagggaaggaagggaaggaagggaagggaagggaaggaagggaagggaagggaagggaagggaagggaagggaagggaagggaagggaagggaagggaagggaagggaaggaagggaagggaagggaagggaagggaagggaagggaagggaagggaagggaagggaagggaagggaagggaagggagggaagggaagggaagggaagggaagggaagggaagggaagggaagagaagagaagagaagagaagagaagagaagagaagagaagagaagagaagag
Protein-coding sequences here:
- the LOC137849141 gene encoding uncharacterized protein isoform X1, with the translated sequence MTQHCRKMAWGPVPEATEEISGGAVDLVLPQRCCEGTSSSSPREPRAQVRPMERAARSNQTARPAPGQPAQSPQHPLDRTDMIAPRLVIFLTTVHLVPCQMVSKEAAVPAPTLWVLQGQKEYFFGDVVTLVCTTPRNITGRLMYQIFGDGGWANSGFSSTNNYTFEFVLSRMQNRGPHLCRYSIGQGPKQLTSPTSAELVIKIGDHLPQPLLMVESPQGEVMAGELLSIICKAPGNVTIRRFHFYRDGQEVLPVAEGSEDNAADHGGSLRTSMVLQFPRAGPQHSGNFTCKYEEKKPERWIPSFTSQAVSISVNPPKKGKSCFFLLRLLVVGGCFLTINSLILLFFWARGRSKDASFLCGASPAGISQLDARSPYILQEDNKYEEH